The following DNA comes from Corynebacterium atrinae.
TGAGCTACTGCACTGCTATTGGCAGGTCATCGACCGGTTCCAGCCCGTGCTGGAGTTGCTGCGCCCGACCTTCGAGGGCGATCGTGACATGATGTCGGTCAGCCACGGCACCGCGATCCGCACGATCACCACCTACACCACCGGGGTGGACGGCGGCTTCTCCGGATACATGACCAACTGCCGCTACATCGTGATTAAATCCGGCGAGGTCGGCTTCGGCCAGGGTGACCTGGTCCGGTGGGCAAATACAGGCAGCAAATAGATTTAGCGGCCCGCTGGTCACAGACCTGTCAGCACATCGCGAACCTGTGGCGGCAGGGAGCTAAACCACTCAGCTTCCCCGCCGGGCTCGGGCAAGAGCTGGCCGTATTCGGTCATGTTCGCACCGGGGATCTCATTGACGTAGACCCAGAGGTGGGCCGCCGGTATTCCCAGTGTCTCGGCGCCCCTGGCGGTGAGCTGTTTTAATAGCCCGGTTTTCTGCTGTTCGGTGCGCCCGGAACGGATATCCGCCCGGATCCAGACGTGGTCCTGAGAAACTTCCCGGCCGGCGAGGAATAACTCACCGGGTGCAAGATCGTTGAAGATCACCTGAACCAGATAGCGCGGGGCGGACGTGACTTCGTGGTGGAGGTCGGTGATCAGCTCAGCGAGTTTCGGGCGCTGCCCCGGGCCGATTGTCCCGGCGGTGGATAAGACGGTGTAGGTCGGCATGAACCTCAATCTACCTACCCAGCACAAAAGCGGCACCCGCATCTAGTATCAGGTGCCGCTTCAGGCGTATTTTAACCCCACTTGAACTGCGGCGCAGCACCTCAACAGTGCACTGTCGTAAAACGAAGAGACAGCCACATCGATCCAAAGACACCAGCAGCATCCGTGTCAGGTCATCCAACACAGAGTCGGCAGCAGGCGTTTGGTTTCCTTCTTTCATTTTCCTCGGTTATACCTCTATATATAGGGCCACCTCGAGATGGCCCTGGAAACACCGCAGTACACCCGTACTGCGAGCAGCACGTCAGCTGCCGGTAAGAAGTTTCCGCCCGTCCTCGCGTAGCTCCCCCGTCGGGGAGACATGCCGGTAGAGCGTCTGCCGGGTGATCTCCAGTTCTTTGCACAGTGCTGCCACACTGGTTTCCGGTTGACCCATCGCCGCCATGGCCAGGCGTACCTTGGCTGGGGTCATCTTGAACGGTCGCCCACCCTTACGTCCCCGGGCCCTCGCTGATTCCAGGCCCGCTTTCGTGCGTTCAGAGATGAGCTCGCGTTCGAACTCGGCCAATGCGGCGAAGATCCCGAAGACCAGCTTGCCCTGGGCTGAGGTCGTGTCGATCGCCGCCCCCTGACCGGTGAGCACCTTCAGGCCGACCTCGCGGGCGGTGAGATCGTGGACGATGTTGACCAGGTGGCGCAGGTTCCGGCCCAGCCGATCCAACTTCCACACCAACAACGTGTCCCCCGGGCGCAGCGCTTTGAGACAGGCGTCGAGATGCGGGCGGTCCTCCTGTTTGCCCGACGCCCTGTCCTCATAGAGATGGCCCGGATCCACCCCGGCCGCAATGAGGGCGTCACGTTGCAGATCGGTGGTCTGCGACCCGTCCGACTTCGAGACCCGCATATAACCAATCAACGCCATCATGAACTCCTGTCACTTATACGATCGTTTACGTGACAAGGGGGGCGATTGCCGTTCCCACAGGCGAAGAAATGCCCGGCCTGTCACTTAACACGTTATTTATTCTAGGTTACGTCAACGGTCGTTAAGACCACTAAAGTGACATTGAGATCGCCCTATCTTTTCCTATCATTATTGATACTGATATCATTGGGGTATGGCCACCTCCTCCGCGCTTCTCCACCCTGTTCGCCTCCGCATCGTCCAGACACTGCTCGCCACCGACGGATCCACCACCCGCCAGCTCCACGACCGACTCCCTGATGTTCCCATCGCAACCCTTTACCGACACATCGCCCATCTCGTCGACCACGGCCTCATTGAAGTGGTGGAGGAACGACCAGTCAGAGGCACAAGCGAAAAGACCTACAAGGTGGCCGAAGAACTCACCAACCCCACGGCAGACGAACTAGCCTCATTGACCCCCGAAGAGATCCTGGCGGCGTTCACTGTGTTCGCCTCCGGGGTGATCCGCGATTTCGGGGACTATCTTGACCAGGGTGTGCCCGATCTGGCCAAAGATCAGGTGAGCTTCGCGCAGGCGGATTTCTGGGCGACCGATACCGAAGTCGAGGTCTTTTCGCAGGCGGTTATGACAGCGCTTCGCCCCCTGATGGCCAACACCGCCGGCCATAACCGGCGCCGCCGCGCACTGACGACCATCATGATTCCCCGCCCAGTCGAAAGGACGACACCATGACCCCAGAAGGCAGCGAACATATCACCGCCCGGGCCGACGATATGATCGCAGGATACGACGACACCGCAGTCCTGGGCCCCCTCCAGCTCCGACTCCACCCAGGCATCACCGCCCTGCTGGGGCGCAATGGGTCGGGCAAGACCACCCTCATGCGCACCCTCTGCGGCATCATCCCCCCACTGTCAGGACGCTGCATCGTGCTGGGTGAACAGGTGGTGGACGGGGCCGCGGTACGGTCCCGGGTCGGTTATCTCGGACATAAATCCGCCCTGTCTTCCGGGCTCAGTGTCGCGCAGAACCTGTCGTTCTGGCGCACGATCAACGCCAGCCATCCGCAGATACCCCTGATAGCAGAGGCGGAGTTGATCGGACGTTTCGATCTTGAACCGATCCTCGACAAACGCGTGTCCGCGCTCAGCCGCGGGCAGCGTCAACGCGTGGATCTCGCACGATTGGCGATGACAGATCCAGAGTTTGTGGTGCTCGACGAGCCCCTCACGGGCCTCGACCCGGTCTATGCCGCTGAGACCCGCGCACTCCTGCACGAGTGGGGCACAACCCGGACGGTGCTCTACTCCACCCACAGTGTCCCGGAGGCGCTGGAACTCGCCTCCCGTTTCCTCATCGTCGATGGACGTGACGTGCTGACACTGGGCAGCGACGGCACTGCCATCACCGAGACGCAGATCCTGCAGTCACTAGGAGCATCATCATGACCCGAGCCACCACCGCCACACCTCATCAGGTTCAGGCGTTCGCGAAGCGGGCGTGGATCCAGCAGGGCGGCATGACACTCTGGCTTTCCGCACTGGTCGGAGCCGGCATCGGGATACTTGCCCTCCTCGGAGCCGGCAACGTCGACATGATGCCCGGCATGGAGACCATGATCCCGAACCAGGCACTCCACCTCGCCACCGTCCGCAACAGCCTGGGAGAGGTCCAGCCGATCGCCTCCTACCTGCTGATCATGACACCGGTCCTGCTGGGCGCCCTGGTCGGAATCGTCGCGACACTGACCCTCCCGGGAGTCGTCGCCGATGACATCCACGGCGGCGGCATCGAAGTCCTTTTGGCCGGGCCGATCCCACGCCGTCGCCTCTTCCAGTCCTACCTGGGCGCCAGCCTCATCCTCACCACCGCCTCCTGGGCCATGGCAGCCACCGGATTCACCACCGCAACCATTCTCGTGGCGCTGACCACGGGCATATCCGTATCAGTGACCTTCCCATTCGTGGCCGCACTACTCATCCTCCCCCTGTCGCTGGGCATCTGGTCGGCAACCGCCACCCTGTTCGGGGCACTACTGTATCCACGCAGCCTGGAATCGCGGGCAGGGATGAACGGCGGACCCATCCGACTCCTCGCGATCGCACCGTCCCTGTTGACAGCCCCCTGCCTCATGCTCCTGCACGAATGGGCACTGCCCGTCCTCGCCCTCATTTTCTCCACCACCGTGGCCGCCAGTGCGCTCATCGTCTACCTCACCGCCCGCGGATTTCGCAGCGCCCGGGTTCTCGATTCCTGAACCGCCCACACCCACCCCACACCAGCACACCCCCACCAGATGCCACTACGCAGTGGGGCAGCAACCATCACCGCCCAGGTAGCCCCCTCTCAGGCAGTGTGGTGAGTCAACGTGATCAGACCGTTTCGGACTCCCCGACCCACCATCATCGCGCACGGAGGCTTACCCCACGGGCACCCTAGCCCTCCGGGGTGAACAGATCCTCAATGGCACAGTCGAAGACACCGGCGAGACGAAACGCCAGGGGCAGCGCGGGATCAAAACGCCCCTTCTCAATGGAGATGACCGTCTGCCTGGACACCCCCAGCAGCTCCGCGAGTCTGACCTGCGACCAGCCCCGCTGTAGGCGGCGTTGCGCCACACTGTTGCGCACCGCTTACCCCGCCCGTCGGGCAACCAGGTAACGGATACCCACATCCACACTCAACAGCACCCACAGGGCCATGAGCACGGTATCGGCAGCCACCTCCACCCCGGTCAGCGCGATCGTCCCGGCCCCCAGCCCGATCATCGCGAACCCGTCCATGAGCGCACCTGAGGCAGCCTGATCCCACCACCGGGACTCCACCGACTCCTCCGGCCGATCCACCGCCCCACTGATACTGGAACGGTCCACCATGATCCCCCAGCCCAGGGCCACCCCCACCGGCAGGACCACCGCCGCGGTGACCACCGCGAGCAGGCCAGGCTCCGGCGAGGAGCTGACCATCAACGCCAAGCCGGCCATCACCGCAGACACCACCACGCCGATGCCCACCGCCGGCCCCCACAAGCCCATCCCG
Coding sequences within:
- a CDS encoding histidine phosphatase family protein, giving the protein MHCYWQVIDRFQPVLELLRPTFEGDRDMMSVSHGTAIRTITTYTTGVDGGFSGYMTNCRYIVIKSGEVGFGQGDLVRWANTGSK
- a CDS encoding tautomerase family protein; translation: MPTYTVLSTAGTIGPGQRPKLAELITDLHHEVTSAPRYLVQVIFNDLAPGELFLAGREVSQDHVWIRADIRSGRTEQQKTGLLKQLTARGAETLGIPAAHLWVYVNEIPGANMTEYGQLLPEPGGEAEWFSSLPPQVRDVLTGL
- a CDS encoding recombinase family protein, with amino-acid sequence MALIGYMRVSKSDGSQTTDLQRDALIAAGVDPGHLYEDRASGKQEDRPHLDACLKALRPGDTLLVWKLDRLGRNLRHLVNIVHDLTAREVGLKVLTGQGAAIDTTSAQGKLVFGIFAALAEFERELISERTKAGLESARARGRKGGRPFKMTPAKVRLAMAAMGQPETSVAALCKELEITRQTLYRHVSPTGELREDGRKLLTGS
- a CDS encoding helix-turn-helix domain-containing protein; the encoded protein is MATSSALLHPVRLRIVQTLLATDGSTTRQLHDRLPDVPIATLYRHIAHLVDHGLIEVVEERPVRGTSEKTYKVAEELTNPTADELASLTPEEILAAFTVFASGVIRDFGDYLDQGVPDLAKDQVSFAQADFWATDTEVEVFSQAVMTALRPLMANTAGHNRRRRALTTIMIPRPVERTTP
- a CDS encoding ATP-binding cassette domain-containing protein; protein product: MTPEGSEHITARADDMIAGYDDTAVLGPLQLRLHPGITALLGRNGSGKTTLMRTLCGIIPPLSGRCIVLGEQVVDGAAVRSRVGYLGHKSALSSGLSVAQNLSFWRTINASHPQIPLIAEAELIGRFDLEPILDKRVSALSRGQRQRVDLARLAMTDPEFVVLDEPLTGLDPVYAAETRALLHEWGTTRTVLYSTHSVPEALELASRFLIVDGRDVLTLGSDGTAITETQILQSLGASS
- a CDS encoding helix-turn-helix transcriptional regulator; its protein translation is MRNSVAQRRLQRGWSQVRLAELLGVSRQTVISIEKGRFDPALPLAFRLAGVFDCAIEDLFTPEG